One window of the Betta splendens chromosome 21, fBetSpl5.4, whole genome shotgun sequence genome contains the following:
- the xirp2b gene encoding xin actin-binding repeat-containing protein 2 isoform X2, translated as MSSTSGSSSRQVLPGSQQLQINQGTTVSHGGRDAACSLENHLSDTEEEFPRYTTKELRDHFERTIEEAAPHKPVLIGRDINRSKWSSNVTRNNTVSTEVHEARAEETAAAVTDHEAFPPPPSEDADDLPPPPPDLLQMSPDSQHTPACHYSPEPPEPAPPSNYPPNKEAYFKQRSMYELKRLYKHIHPEVRKNIEREYYSDYSETENNQLESKECEDGGYSPTELNEEEYGEWEEILPGEVQAMRWMFENKPLDAIKDETPDEDEDNRKITEQEMILGKDVRRTAWMFETKPMDELGSQSLNSAEFKNKFNKFDKGDVRAAAWLFETQTMDTLNKMRKEEDLTKEIVFTEEDENSTIYLIDNKYMGSLGHTETIDESHLLSLRSVLEEINGDVKTVTSTFDTQFKCIIMGQASQMLEVKSVRKIETELENSIASRWLFDTQALDMTNSEPTSLKLVCSLSMEDSNKGDWGRWLFEIKTLNCLDELESSQMEKQGIIGADVRKHCLVFETQPMDSLKDDANARPHSIEDIIGGNVRSARYFFESSPQAARRNCPDVGKLKKAAINEEIKGDVRHQKWRFESQPLEQIREEKKEVTRTVNIEDDLRQEDGTSCRADVRRNCWVFETKPMDTLKDDSNTQPLTREEIIAGNVRSARHYFETFPSEETKELAEVGKLKKAIAVDEERGDVRHQKLKFESQPLEEIREEKKEVIRTIDLEEIDKVDVSNYKQIFESIDTDRRDESQKILVEGVTCGSVRSNKNLFESIPTYAMQDSSGHFHEVRTVRREEIVKGDVTTYKWMFETRPIDQFDETVNKYQIIKGISKQEIESGDVKTAKWLFETQPLDAIKYFSNIEDEEVVGGQSLDVMKGDVKMCKWLFETKPMDVLYERAELQTENKSEEMRKGDVKTCTWLFETQALDTIHDETETILKTCTVDEEDIRGKDVRMACFLFETEKLENLTGEETDSFKRVTEIDIASGDVSRMKYIFENQTSDIVSSTADEVMQTLKRAQTEDILKGNVVSCKCLFENQSVDAIRDGQEETMSSRTVSDVQGGDVDKGRFIFETYALDKIHDVSSETDAELMKTQKIARNDDERGDVRNYTMMFETQPLYAIQDKEGHYHEVTTVTSEEVTRGDVVGTRWLFETKPLDAIKDTDEVYIIKSVTQQDEQKGDVTSAKWKFETQPLDRITEEKKVLVKTVEDIQGGNVRMNMHRFECDALPQQSVRTVNVSEIQKGDVRTAKWRFESQSIDKIRSMSSENLIETVKKEEVAKGDVKHSVWLFEKNPLDHIKEADEDAETSAIQEEIPKADVKTTTWLFETTPFDDFNETRMEKTEILGKSVKGTLEELYSQKMVKSKGILIEADEIGDVRMAKYQLMNTQTPEIQREEVIRGDLQTIMMNLLNRQEERTRQVVIDSNEKGNISTTVQQLFSQERDSSVEKEEILRGDIREAVNNLFKDGGECAKHGILIQEDEKGDVQMTIYSLLNKEDNVNVEKEDIVRGDIRSALQRLSSTDRSDEAVKIKVDDTEKGNVNFYSTCIESGALDYLKQLHVGSDETSCETAEKEKVIGGDIKGTKLILSQNQTHVERTVEDVIPGDVHNTVKVFMTEPSAPADRLQKEEIVKGDLRGALNSLAESVNQTVVVEREEVVKGNIPKALRCLERAQKRCKELEKPDIIPGNIKGALRSLERSATSKVEAAVEDLVAGDVKATLKSLELAKQAVREVEKAEIVRGDIHTAMQSLQDASSERKRCQQEIDVQGDVKGTIQLFSEPPPSPRTQRSQSLEGDVKGDVKMSIKSLYETHEQTQLEREEVIKGDVKGTIKSLLETAQREAPKVKAGAYRRVRVKQSPPVKNLNADAHRNIQKIKTATVTATANENEALANKSQTSQKKTSAVAPSAQQSTAVVEHKTITQNHGIRTVKTEFRNLKSNSKGMIKRNKTKVKTDVYILQSGLPEPDLPLPPPPPPVVEADLPPPPPTPPPPVVDADIDHLPPPPPPLASEQDFLPPPPSQQELESMPAPAVHLSPGKAKKMTVKKVKAPHLHPVPKLEPKVDFTKTQEVDVKSQEVTSKITAHTSKTVSCEIPPPPESPRPIKRVSISPVKFTPPPSPPPATRGKMTKFNTPLIKAEEKYRKLREENTPPTTPTPSFIHDSVTAALEMLSNKDTERLNNDVSDVSQQATVETVHSVSAPYEPSKHVVVSDITESNVSNTHQKTLTEPTITSRSKQQIVSNETSTVISVQKTSSVSSVRQQMQATTQKAVSTKQSAQCVVTEVQASTANITNTESTTVDRSKNQKAKTLNKSDYIKESEVGSVKVIQSEITAEATVKSSESGKSKAKDNSAAKLSNNVDIQLSKKENITSGKNEKEAKSPQRDSKKKTDHSPTKSQEKAVAPTNGKSSKQTQKVKKNNKQEKQAEIKMSSESVTENLKVEVKETAQMNVMSESKEVKKDLKQEIEKVTPSLADASGSVSVSLTDSPSETPAKKKKKSKKSKAQSNQGKDSLTESKTEAMESKTEICEKPQQVQQTIAVSQIQTSVKETHVQVTTGAVLTESKDSQNAQQPKAAQKQVKKKGVTSTQQSTEQAPRERTDVPITVIGELEQSERVKSAIERTEKSESREESVCHVTKIQTVSGETLSTIPDWVKKWDLEGPVVESGANLIHLEADAMEKHECEPVSEKGGATARISKISIGSAKIENQRTASQERRMEEVSVCRTLDLRAPSPLLRMRTPSPTFITIESTRRTDSPQRVALSPTLLHRPPTPPTPPPRRCDTPTPRLTRITPSPTFDRAENLARLKDTTAKLSRGVTPPPILSPQQISEKKSEIVESPASFHRQIKIDSGVEYTLATLLGTEKPDRSSFEENEQTELVGKELANTLQGVNANESQSKLGNHSPLCQYDPDVDNASDISESSSATVKEMREFFEEAQKAEMNKTYVRKKPIAIPERLGPDMEEYEAETKKKESDELPRANMSSLVNKFESSEEKTHNRKEPIPLAQQLHSDAECTDCDKQKVDVLEQETPGFDIQAIKNVFELGEQSFSSREEKRDQEEPVSSLSETTADTSKCKSPPETKGSSRQSTPLPPQKHEVETVPAEPTGFSETKSITEHFSNVDQFGNEVRGTRTAVTERSESVSTQQAPFSYADAVKRKTAAARRTETQDEDATEKLLRNFQQTWAENEAAFKSLGVMFSEESTQVVSHESKTVLTGSSSEVRAVHSVSEKSLSDGCSDSGQKKVP; from the exons ATGTCGAGcacgagcggcagcagcagcaggcaggtcCTCCCAGGCAGCCAGCAGCTACAAATCAACCAAGGAACAACG GTGTCACACGGTGGCAGAGACGCGGCCTGCAGCTTAGAAAACCATCTAAGTGACACAG AAGAGGAATTTCCCAGATACACAACAAAAGAACTGAGGGATCATTTTGAAAGAACAATCGAGGAGGCTGCTCCACACAAACCCGTTTTG ATCGGACGTGACATCAATCGATCTAAGTGGTCCTCAAATGTGACACgaaacaacacagtgtctaccgAGGTGCATGAGgccagagcagaggagacagcagcTGCGGTGACAGATCATGAGGCCTTCCCACCTCCACCATCCGAGGACGCCGACGATCTTCCGCCTCCACCCCCAGACTTACTACAAATGTCACCGGACAGCCAACATACGCCAGCGTGCCATTACTCACCTGAGCCTCCAGAACCGGCCCCACCCTCCAACTACCCACCGAACAAAGAGGCTTACTTCAAACAGAGGAGCATGTACGAGCTGAAACGCCTTTACAAGCACATTCATCCTGAGGTGCGTAAGAATATTGAGAGAGAGTATTATAGCGACTACAGCGAAACTGAGAACAACCAGTTAGAGAGCAAAGAGTGTGAAGATGGTGGTTATAGTCCCACTGAGCTCAATGAAGAAGAATATGGAGAATGGGAGGAGATCCTACCCGGCGAGGTGCAGGCCATGCGTTGGATGTTTGAGAATAAACCCCTGGACGCCATCAAAGATGAAACCCCcgatgaggatgaagacaaCAGGAAGATAACTGAGCAGGAAATGATCCTGGGAAAAGACGTGAGACGCACAGCTTGGATGTTTGAGACAAAGCCAATGGATGAGCTGGGTTCCCAAAGCCTTAACTCAGcagaatttaaaaacaaattcaacaAGTTTGACAAAGGAGACGTCCGTGCTGCGGCGTGGCTGTTTGAAACCCAAACCATGGACACGCTAAATAAAATGCGTAAGGAGGAGGATTTAACCAAAGAGATTGTTTTCacagaggaagatgaaaatTCTACCATTTATTTGATTGACAATAAGTACATGGGCAGCCTCGGGCACACTGAGACCATTGACGAGAGCCACCTGCTGAGTCTGAGGTCGGTGTTAGAGGAAATTAATGGCGACGTGAAAACGGTAACAAGCACTTTTGACACTCAGTTTAAATGCATTATTATGGGACAGGCAAGCCAGATGCTGGAGGTGAAGTCTGTGCGCAAAATTGAAACTGAATTAGAGAACTCCATAGCTTCACGCTGGCTTTTTGATACCCAAGCCCTAGACATGACAAACAGCGAGCCCACGTCTCTGAAACTTGTGTGTAGTCTTTCCATGGAGGACAGCAACAAGGGAGACTGGGGCAGGTGGCTGTTTGAGATAAAGACATTAAATTGTCTGGATGAGTTGGAAAGCTCTCAGATGGAGAAGCAAGGGATTATCGGAGCTGATGTTCGCAAGCACTGCTTAGTGTTTGAAACTCAGCCAATGGATTCTTTGAAGGACGACGCCAATGCCAGACCTCACTCTATTGAAGACATTATTGGGGGCAATGTTAGATCAGCAAGGTACTTTTTTGAAAGCAGCCCACAGGCGGCCAGGAGAAATTGCCCTGATGTTGGAAAACTTAAAAAAGCAGCAATCAATGAGGAAATTAAAGGGGATGTGAGGCACCAAAAGTGGCGCTTTGAGAGTCAACCTCTGGAGCAAAtaagagaggagaagaaagaagttACACGAACTGTGAATATCGAGGATGACCTCAGACAGGAGGACGGCACAAGCTGCAGGGCAGATGTGCGCAGGAACTGCTGGGTATTTGAAACAAAGCCAATGGATACTTTGAAAGATGATTCAAATACTCAACCTCTGACAAGAGAGGAAATTATTGCAGGTAATGTGCGATCAGCGAGACATTATTTTGAAACGTTTCCAAGCGAGGAGACGAAGGAGCTCGCAGAGGTCGGCAAACTGAAAAAAGCGATAGCAGTTGATGAGGAAAGGGGTGACGTTCGGCATCAAAAACTAAAATTCGAAAGCCAACCCCTGGAAGAGAttagagaggagaaaaaggaagtCATTCGAACCATCGACCTGGAGGAAATTGATAAAGTGGACGTCTCAAACTACAAGCAAATCTTTGAGAGcatagacacagacaggagggaTGAATCTCAAAAGATCCTGGTGGAAGGTGTAACCTGCGGCTCCGTAAGATCCAATAAGAACTTATTTGAGTCTATACCAACGTACGCCATGCAAGACAGCTCTGGCCACTTTCACGAGGTGAGAACGGTGCGTCGCGAGGAGATCGTGAAAGGCGACGTAACAACGTACAAGTGGATGTTTGAAACACGGCCGATCGACCAGTTTGACGAAACAGTGAATAAATACCAGATTATCAAGGGAATATCCAAACAGGAAATAGAGTCCGGTGATGTCAAAACTGCAAAGTGGTTGTTTGAAACACAACCACTTGATGCTATTAAATATTTCAGTAATATAGAAGATGAAGAAGTTGTGGGAGGTCAATCTCTTGATGTCATGAAGGGTGATGTTAAAATGTGTAAGTGGCTATTTGAGACAAAACCAATGGATGTCCTATATGAaagagctgagctgcagactgAAAACAAATCTGAGGAAATGCGTAAGGGAGACGTCAAAACCTGCACTTGGCTGTTTGAGACGCAGGCACTTGATACGATTCACGATGAGACGGAAACCATCCTCAAAACATGCACAGTGGATGAAGAGGACATCAGAGGGAAGGATGTCCGAATGGCTTGTTTCCTTTTTGAGACAGAGAAACTGGAGAACCTCACCGGGGAGGAGACGGACTCCTTCAAACGTGTCACTGAGATCGACATCGCGTCTGGAGACGTGTCGAGGATGAAGTACATTTTTGAAAACCAAACGTCCGATATCGTGTCGTCTACGGCTGACGAAGTGATGCAGACGCTCAAGAGAGCTCAGACGGAGGACATACTGAAAGGAAATGTGGTGAGCTGTAAGTGCCTCTTTGAAAACCAATCCGTGGACGCGATACGTGATGGACAGGAGGAAACTATGAGCAGCCGCACGGTCAGCGATGTACAAGGAGGAGACGTCGATAAGGGCCGGTTTATTTTTGAGACCTACGCCCTGGATAAAATCCATGACGTGTCATCGGAGACAGATGCAGAgctgatgaaaacacaaaaaattgCCCGTAATGATGATGAGAGGGGTGATGTGAGAAATTACACCATGATGTTCGAAACCCAGCCTCTTTATGCCATTCAGGACAAGGAGGGCCATTACCACGAGGTCACGACTGTCACGAGTGAGGAGGTAACACGAGGAGACGTAGTGGGAACCCGGTGGTTGTTTGAAACCAAGCCCCTTGATGCTATCAAGGACACAGATGAAGTTTATATAATCAAATCTGTCACCCAACAGGACGAGCAGAAAGGAGACGTCACATCTGCCAAATGGAAATTTGAGACACAGCCGCTTGACAGAATCACTGAAGAAAAGAAGGTGTTAGTGAAAACTGTGGAGGATATTCAAGGTGGCAATGTTAGAATGAATATGCATCGGTTTGAGTGCGATGCCCTGCCACAGCAGTCGGTTCGAACGGTTAACgtgagcgaaatacaaaaagggGACGTGAGGACGGCAAAATGGAGATTTGAAAGCCAATCTATTGATAAAATAAGAAGCATGAGCTCCGAGAATCTGATTGAAACGGTTAAGAAGGAGGAGGTCGCAAAGGGAGATGTTAAACATTCAGTGTGGCTCTTTGAGAAAAATCCTCTTGACCACattaaagaggcagatgaggacGCAGAGACAAGCGCCATTCAAGAGGAGATTCCCAAAGCAGACGTAAAAACCACAACGTGGCTATTTGAAACGACACCATTTGACGACTTTAATGAGACGAGAATGGAGAAGACAGAAATCCTGGGAAAGAGCGTCAAGGGAACGCTTGAGGAGCTTTATAGTCAGAAAATGGTGAAGTCGAAGGGAATACTCATTGAAGCTGACGAGATTGGTGACGTGAGGATGGCAAAATACCAGCTAATGAACACGCAGACGCCGGAGATTCAGCGAGAGGAAGTTATCAGGGGAGATCTGCAGACTATTATGATGAACCTACTAAACAGACAGGAAGAACGCACGAGGCAGGTAGTTATAGACTCAAACGAGAAGGGTAATATCAGCACAACGGTGCAGCAACTGTTCAGCCAAGAGAGAGACAGCAGCGTTGAGAAAGAGGAAATACTACGAGGTGACATTCGGGAAGCCGTCAACAATCTATTTAAGGATGGGGGTGAATGTGCAAAACATGGGATCCTGATCCAGGAGGATGAAAAAGGAGATGTTCAGATGACAATATATTCGCTGCTCAATAAAGAAGATAATGTTAACGTTGAGAAAGAAGATATTGTAAGAGGGGACATAAGGAGTGCTCTTCAACGACTGTCCAGCACCGACAGGTCAGATGAGGCAGTCAAGATAAAGGTAGATGACACCGAAAAGGGTAATGTCAACTTTTACTCTACGTGTATTGAGTCTGGGGCCTTGGACTATCTTAAACAGCTCCATGTAGGTTCTGATGAGACTTCATGTGAAAcagcagaaaaggaaaaggtcATCGGAGGTGACATCAAGGGAACGAAACTCATCCTCAGCCAGAATCAAACACACGTTGAGCGAACGGTGGAAGACGTGATACCAGGTGATGTCCACAACACGGTGAAGGTTTTCATGACAGAGCCAAGTGCcccagcagacagactgcaaaAGGAGGAAATAGTCAAGGGTGATTTGAGAGGTGCTTTGAATTCGTTGGCTGAATCGGTGAATCAAACGGTCgttgtggagagagaggaggtggtgaaAGGCAACATACCGAAAGCTCTGCGGTGCCTGGAGAGGGCTCAGAAGCGCTGCAAGGAGTTGGAGAAGCCAGATATCATACCGGGTAATATCAAAGGGGCGCTGAGATCTCTTGAGAGATCAGCAACATCCAAAGTTGAAGCTGCGGTTGAAGATTTAGTTGCTGGAGATGTAAAGGCCACGCTGAAATCTCTGGAGCTGGCAAAGCAAGCAGTGAGAGAGGTGGAGAAGGCGGAAATCGTGAGGGGTGATATTCACACAGCGATGCAGAGCCTGCAAGATGCTTCGAGTGAAAGGAAAAGGTGTCAGCAAGAAATAGATGTTCAGGGAGACGTCAAAGGAACAATTCAGCTCTTCAGCGAACCTCCACCTTCACCGAGGACACAAAGGAGCCAAAGCCTCGAGGGTGATGTAAAAGGGGATGTCAAGATGTCAATTAAGTCTTTATATGAGACACATGAGCAAACCCAGCTGGAAAGAGAGGAAGTGATAAAGGGTGACGTTAAAGGCACCATTAAATCACTGCTGGAAACAGCACAACGTGAAGCTCCCAAAGTCAAGGCCGGAGCGTACAGAAGAGTGAGAGTCAAGCAGAGCCCCCCGGTTAAAAACCTaaacgcagacgcacacaggaACATACAGAAGATTAAAACAGCTACTGTAACGGCTACAGCAAATGAAAACGAAGCCCTGGCTAACAAAAGTCAAACTAGTCAAAAGAAGACGAGCGCTGTGGCACCGTCAGCTCAGCAGTCGACAGCTGTGGTGGAGCATAAAACTATTACTCAAAACCACGGCATCAGAACAGTCAAGACAGAGTTTCGGAATCTGAAGTCAAACTCCAAGGGAATGATAAAGcgaaacaaaaccaaagtgaAAACCgatgtttacattttacaatCAGGACTTCCAGAACCTGATCTCcctctcccacctccacctcctccagtaGTAGAAGctgacctccctcctcctcctcccacgcctccacctcctgttgtTGATGCTGACATCgatcaccttcctcctccaccaccaccgctCGCCAGTGAGCAGGACTTCCTTCCGCCGCCTCCATCACAGCAAGAACTGGAGAGCATGCCAGCACCGGCAGTTCATCTCTCACCGGGAAAAGCAAAGAAGATGACAGTCAAAAAAGTAAAAGCGCCGCATTTACACCCCGTTCCAAAGTTGGAGCCCAAAGTCGACTTCACCAAAACACAAGAGGTGGACGTGAAGTCACAAGAAGTCACATCGAAAATAACAGCACATACATCGAAAACGGTTTCTTGTGAAATTCCTCCACCACCCGAGTCACCTCGGCCAATAAAGAGAGTTTCTATCTCTCCTGTAAAGTTTacccctccaccctctcctcctcctgccaccAGAGGTAAAATGACAAAATTTAACACACCACtaataaaagcagaagaaaagtacaggaagctgagggaggagaaCACGCCCCCAACCACTCCGACCCCCAGTTTCATACATGACTCAGTAACCGCTGCTCTTGAAATGCTTTCCAACAAAGACACCGAGCGGTTAAACAATGATGTATCAGACGTGAGTCAGCAGGCAACTGTAGAGACCGTTCATTCAGTCTCTGCCCCATACGAACCATCCAAGCATGTCGTTGTTTCAGACATCACTGAAAGCAACGTCAGCAACACTCACCAGAAAACACTCACAGAACCAACAATTACATCCAGATCTAAACAGCAGATAGTCTCTAATGAGACTTCTACGGTCATCTCTGTTCAGAAGACTTCATCTGTCTCTAGTGTTAGACAACAGATGCAGGCAACAACGCAGAAAGCTGTTTCCACTAAACAGTCTGCTCAGTGTGTCGTAACTGAAGTCCAGGCCTCAACCGCAAACATTACAAATACAGAAAGCACGACTGTTGATAGAAGCAAAAATCAGAAAGCAAAAACCTTGAACAAATCTGATTACATAAAAGAAAGTGAGGTGGGTTCTGTCAAAGTGATACAATCTGAAATTACTGCTGAGGCAACTGTAAAATCAAGTGAATCAGGGAAGAGTAAGGCCAAGGATAACTCCGCTGCAAAATTATCCAATAATGTCGACATTCAGCTGTCCAAAAAGGAAAATATCACCTCAGgcaaaaatgaaaaggaagCCAAGTCACCACAGCGCGATAGCAAAAAGAAAACTGATCATTCTCCTACAAAGAGCCAAGAAAAGGCAGTTGCCCCTACAAATGGAAAAAGTAGCAAACAGACTCAAAAGgtgaagaagaacaacaagcaAGAGAAGcaagcagaaataaaaatgtcCAGTGAAAGTGTTACAGAGAATTTGAAGGTGGAAGTGAAGGAAACGGCTCAGATGAATGTGATGAGTGAATCTAAAGAAGTAAAGAAAGATTTAAAGCAGGAGATTGAGAAAGTTACTCCTTCGCTTGCTGATGCTTCAGGATCAGTTAGTGTGAGTTTAACCGACAGCCCATCAGAAACGCcagcaaagaagaaaaagaagtctAAAAAGTCTAAAGCCCAGTCAAACCAAGGTAAAGACAGTTTGACAGAATCAAAAACAGAGGCTATGGAATCAAAGACCGAAATATGTGAAAAACCTCAGCAAGTTCAGCAAACAATCGCAGTTTCCCAAATTCAGACGAGTGTAAAGGAAACTCACGTTCAAGTCACGACCGGAGCCGTTCTCACAGAAAGCAAAGACAGTCAAAATGCTCAGCAACCAAAAGCAGCTCAAAAGCAAGTGAAGAAGAAAGGAGTGACATCTACTCAACAGAGCACAGAACAAGCACCAAGAGAAAGGACGGATGTTCCAATTACAGTGATCGGTGAGTTAGAACAAAGTGAACGAGTAAAGTCAGCAATAGAAAGAACAGAAAAATCTGAAAGTCGAGAAGAGTCAGTTTGTCACGTTACAAAGATACAGACAGTTTCAGGAGAGACGCTCAGTACAATTCCAGACTGGGTCAAAAAATGGGACCTCGAGGGACCTGTGGTGGAAAGTGGTGCCAACCTAATCCATCTAGAAGCTGATGCAATGGAGAAGCATGAATGTGAACCAGTCTCTGAAAAAGGAGGGGCAACGGCTAGAATATCAAAGATCAGCATTGGTTCTGCCAAAATCGAGAACCAGAGAACGGCCTCTCAGGAAAGAAGAATGGAGgaagtgagtgtgtgcaggACTCTGGACCTTCGGGCTCCTTCGCCATTGCTCAGGATGCGCACTCCCTCCCCGACGTTTATCACCATTGAGTCCACGCGAAGAACTGACTCTCCTCAGAGGGTTGCTCTGTCCCCTACCCTCCTGCACAGGCCACCCACGCCCCCCACACCACCTCCTCGCAGGTGCGACACGCCGACGCCCCGCCTCACCAGAATCACACCGTCCCCAACGTTTGACAGAGCCGAAAACCTGGCTCGACTCAAAGACACAACAGCCAAACTCTCGCGTGGCGTCACCCCACCGCCGATCCTTTCCCCTCAGCAGATCTCGGAGAAGAAATCCGAAATTGTAGAGTCGCCGGCATCGTTCCATCGGCAAATAAAAATCGATTCCGGCGTCGAATACACTTTAGCGACATTGCTTGGAACGGAAAAGCCTGACAGGAGTTCATTTGAGGAGAATGAGCAGACTGAGCTTGTAGGAAAAGAGCTAGCTAACACGTTACAGGGTGTCAATGCTAATGAAAGCCAAAGCAAGCTTGGGAACCACTCACCTCTGTGTCAATACGACCCAGATGTTGATAATGCTTCAGATATTTCAGAGTCATCCTCTGCAACTGTCAAAGAGATGAGAGAGTTTTTTGAAGAGGCTCAAAAGGCTGAAATGAACAAGACCTATGTGCGGAAGAAGCCTATTGCTATTCCTGAGCGACTGGGCCCAGACATGGAGGAGTATGAGGCAGAAACGAAGAAGAAAGAATCGGATGAGCTTCCCAGGGCGAACATGTCTAGTCTTGTAAACAAATTTGAATCATCAGAAGAGAAAACACATAACAGAAAAGAGCCGATCCCGCTCGCACAGCAGCTTCACAGTGACGCTGAATGCACAGATTGTGACAAACAGAAAGTAGACGTCCTGGAACAGGAAACGCCGGGGTTTGACATCCAGgctattaaaaatgtttttgaactGGGTGAGCAAAGTTTCTCATCCAGGGAGGAGAAACGCGATCAGGAGGAGCCTGTGTCAAGCCTGAGCGAAACAACAGCAGACACTTCAAAGTGCAAAAGTCCTCCCGAGACGAAAGGAAGCTCACGGCAAAGCACCCCCCTTCCTCCGCAGAAACATGAAGTGGAAACTGTGCCAGCAGAGCCAACAGGCTTCTCTGAAACCAAATCAATCACGGAGCACTTCTCAAATGTTGATCAGTTCGGTAATGAGGTCAGGGGAACAAGGACAGCTGTCACGGAGCGTTCTGAAAGTGTGTCAACACAACAGGCCCCTTTCTCCTACGCGGACGCGGTGAAGAGGAAAACGGCGGCAGCGAGACGAACTGAAACCCAGGACGAAGACGCTACCGAGAAGCTGCTGAGAAATTTCCAACAAACGTGGGCGGAGAACGAGGCCGCTTTCAAAAGCCTCGGTGTTATGTTTTCTGAAGAGTCAACTCAAGTCGTGTCACATGAGTCGAAGACCGTCTTAACCG GTTCGAGTTCCGAAGTCAGAGCTGTGCACAGCGTGTCGGAGAAGAGCTTATCCGATGGATGCTCTGATAGTGGACAAAAAAAAGTACCATAA